Proteins encoded by one window of Paenibacillus urinalis:
- a CDS encoding amidohydrolase family protein, with amino-acid sequence MSTVRIDAHQHFIDYASGDYPWIDDRHEALKRPFMPADLKPLLDSLSFDGSIAVQARPSLHETEWLLSLADEFEFIYGVVGWVDLCSPAVSAQLERFSAHPKLKGIRHLIQDEPDDHFMLRDDFLRGLRLLSKYGLTYDLLIHERHLPNAAALTQMFPEQKFVLDHLAKPRIMEGKGQLDSWRSGIQELAKSPNVYCKLSGMVTEADWAHWRSEDFVPYLDTVFEAFGPERLMIGSDWPVCTVSRDYRAVMGVVTAYIHPLPSEIQARILGGNCARFYNIDEM; translated from the coding sequence ATGAGCACAGTTCGTATCGATGCCCATCAGCATTTTATTGATTATGCATCCGGTGATTATCCTTGGATTGATGATCGTCATGAAGCTTTAAAAAGGCCCTTTATGCCAGCAGACCTAAAGCCTCTTCTGGATTCCTTGTCATTTGATGGTTCGATCGCCGTTCAAGCTAGACCATCACTCCACGAAACTGAATGGCTCCTCTCGCTTGCGGATGAATTTGAATTTATTTACGGTGTGGTCGGCTGGGTCGATCTATGTTCACCGGCGGTGTCAGCGCAATTGGAGAGATTCAGTGCTCATCCTAAGCTGAAGGGAATCAGACATCTAATTCAGGATGAGCCTGATGATCACTTTATGCTGCGGGATGATTTTCTTCGCGGACTCCGTCTCTTGAGCAAGTATGGATTAACGTATGATCTGCTTATACATGAGCGGCATCTTCCGAATGCGGCAGCCTTAACACAAATGTTCCCGGAGCAGAAGTTTGTCTTGGATCATTTAGCAAAACCTAGGATTATGGAGGGGAAGGGGCAACTGGACTCATGGAGAAGTGGTATACAGGAGCTCGCCAAGTCACCTAATGTGTATTGTAAACTGTCTGGAATGGTAACCGAAGCAGACTGGGCACATTGGAGGTCGGAGGATTTTGTCCCTTACCTGGATACCGTCTTTGAAGCCTTTGGTCCGGAACGATTGATGATTGGCTCTGATTGGCCTGTTTGCACGGTGAGCCGGGATTACAGAGCAGTGATGGGTGTAGTTACTGCGTATATTCATCCGCTTCCATCTGAGATCCAAGCCCGTATTCTGGGAGGGAATTGTGCACGATTCTATAACATTGATGAAATGTAA
- a CDS encoding glycoside hydrolase family 43 protein gives MDAYLFVHFKEKKTPDGEQVYFGLSTDGLNWEQVNDGNPVLWSKQGDRGVRDHTIVRTKEGKFFIIATDLSLANGFNTKYKSSWSRISREGSKCLSLWESEDLVNWSEQRMIELGDEDFGCLWAPDVIYDSKNEDYVLHWSSAHASNNYGHKAIYYSRTKDFVHFSKPQMLCRKDGSGIIDSAIYEENGIFYRFLKSEKDPEGIILQKGNTLTGEHTRIEAFDEEMAKLGHHAYEAPTAFKVKDGRWCLLLDFFGVEGEGQGYVPFLADDIDSGRFIRSDESFSFPYGFKHGTVLPITLEEYERIKNWNFAQDRLTKQEAEIR, from the coding sequence ATGGACGCTTATCTATTTGTGCATTTCAAAGAGAAGAAAACACCGGACGGTGAACAGGTTTATTTTGGTCTGAGTACGGATGGTCTGAACTGGGAGCAAGTCAATGATGGAAATCCTGTGCTGTGGAGTAAACAGGGTGATCGAGGAGTTAGAGACCATACCATCGTCCGGACGAAAGAAGGAAAGTTCTTCATTATTGCAACGGATTTGAGTTTGGCAAATGGATTCAATACGAAGTATAAGAGCAGCTGGTCCCGTATTTCAAGAGAAGGAAGCAAGTGCTTGTCTTTGTGGGAGTCGGAGGATCTGGTGAATTGGTCTGAGCAGAGAATGATTGAGCTTGGAGATGAGGACTTTGGCTGTCTGTGGGCACCCGATGTCATTTATGACAGCAAGAATGAGGACTATGTTCTGCACTGGTCTTCTGCTCATGCCTCCAACAATTATGGACATAAGGCGATCTATTACTCCCGCACGAAGGATTTCGTTCATTTCTCGAAGCCGCAGATGCTGTGCCGCAAAGACGGGAGTGGAATTATTGACTCGGCCATTTATGAGGAGAACGGAATCTTCTATCGTTTTCTAAAAAGCGAGAAGGATCCAGAGGGGATCATTCTCCAAAAGGGCAATACTCTTACTGGTGAGCATACCCGGATTGAAGCGTTTGATGAAGAGATGGCGAAGCTGGGACATCATGCTTATGAAGCGCCAACGGCATTTAAGGTCAAGGATGGCAGGTGGTGTCTGCTGCTCGACTTTTTCGGTGTGGAAGGTGAAGGACAGGGCTATGTACCATTTTTGGCAGATGATATCGACAGTGGAAGGTTTATTCGTTCTGACGAGAGCTTCAGCTTCCCATATGGTTTCAAGCACGGAACCGTGCTGCCGATTACCTTGGAGGAGTATGAGCGCATTAAGAATTGGAATTTTGCACAGGATCGTCTGACGAAGCAAGAAGCGGAAATACGATAG
- a CDS encoding beta-L-arabinofuranosidase domain-containing protein, with translation MSAKEEAVKSHVLQDFAINQVHLTGEFHINAFEKELHYLHSYDLDRLLAGFRENRGLPPKAEKYPGWEDTEIRGHTLGHFMTACAQAYEQTRDPALLNKLDYIISELTECQFESGYLSAFPESLIDNVEKRQPAWVPWYTIHKLIAGLIAVYQRANVADAKSLVCKLGDWVALRTSRWSQELQTIVLSVEYGGMNDCMYDLYKISSDPKHLEAAHKFDEIPLFKAIAQGADILKGKHANTTIPKFLGALNRYLTLGDSEKFYLEAAKKFWDIVVYHHTYMTGGNSESEHFGDPDVLDARRSDITCETCNSYNMLKLTRELFKLTRDKKYADYYETSYMNAILSSQNPETGMTMYFQPMATGYFKIYSSPFEHFWCCTGTGMESFTKLNDSIYFYNDNELYVNQFISSRLDFAQEDITITQTACIPDRDDVQFTMETADGRDKAMKLYIRVPYWVKGEITVLLNGKRFEPEIKNEYLEVDRTWHNGDVLHIVLPMKVLACRLPDNPAAVGFQYGPIVLSAALGNEDMSLSSTGIMVQVPTKRMLVKDFIIPNGMSPKEWILSIEEHMVKEEDRMEFRLRNTDEDDRLIFTPHYKQHTERYGIYWNIVESNSKELERHLELGRLEALTKQATIDSVQVGNDQYELQHGIKGENTFSGAWDGQNGRLANEEGWFSYTLAVDPDDENVLQVTYFLINHNRAMNIYVNDQLLAREETGYERRREFVTKEYPIPQALIQQSSQIVVKFMPEADLNGIYGVLRTMRPLNI, from the coding sequence ATGTCTGCAAAGGAAGAAGCAGTAAAAAGTCATGTACTGCAGGATTTTGCTATCAACCAGGTGCACTTGACTGGAGAGTTTCATATTAACGCATTTGAGAAAGAGCTCCACTATTTACATAGCTATGACCTGGATCGTCTGCTCGCTGGATTTCGGGAGAACCGAGGCCTTCCTCCGAAGGCAGAGAAATATCCGGGATGGGAGGACACCGAGATTCGGGGACATACGCTCGGGCATTTCATGACTGCATGTGCTCAAGCTTATGAGCAGACGAGAGATCCGGCTCTGCTTAACAAATTGGATTATATCATAAGCGAGCTTACCGAATGTCAGTTTGAAAGCGGTTATTTGTCGGCATTTCCCGAGAGCTTGATCGATAATGTGGAGAAGAGACAACCCGCCTGGGTTCCGTGGTACACCATACATAAACTGATCGCCGGACTCATCGCTGTTTACCAGAGAGCGAATGTGGCTGATGCCAAGAGCCTGGTCTGTAAATTAGGAGACTGGGTTGCCTTACGCACATCCCGCTGGTCTCAAGAGCTGCAAACAATCGTGCTGTCTGTAGAATACGGCGGTATGAATGACTGCATGTATGATCTTTATAAAATATCATCCGATCCGAAGCACTTGGAAGCAGCTCACAAATTCGATGAGATTCCCTTGTTCAAAGCAATTGCTCAGGGTGCAGATATATTAAAAGGCAAGCATGCGAACACAACGATTCCTAAATTTCTGGGAGCGCTTAACCGTTATCTAACACTTGGTGACAGTGAGAAATTTTATTTGGAGGCAGCCAAGAAATTCTGGGATATTGTTGTTTATCATCACACGTATATGACAGGAGGCAACAGTGAATCCGAGCATTTTGGAGATCCGGATGTTCTGGATGCAAGGCGGTCCGATATCACCTGCGAGACTTGTAACAGCTATAACATGCTGAAGCTGACTCGTGAGCTGTTCAAACTAACCCGGGACAAGAAGTATGCCGATTATTATGAAACGAGCTACATGAATGCAATTCTATCCTCGCAAAATCCCGAAACGGGAATGACCATGTATTTCCAGCCAATGGCTACTGGTTATTTCAAAATATATAGCTCTCCATTTGAGCACTTCTGGTGCTGTACAGGTACGGGAATGGAGAGCTTTACGAAGCTGAATGACAGCATATATTTTTACAATGACAACGAGCTGTACGTGAATCAATTTATTAGCTCCAGGCTGGATTTTGCACAGGAGGATATAACAATTACGCAAACCGCCTGTATACCGGATCGTGATGATGTCCAGTTTACGATGGAAACGGCAGATGGCCGAGACAAGGCGATGAAGCTCTATATTAGAGTGCCTTATTGGGTTAAGGGTGAAATAACAGTTCTATTAAATGGCAAGCGGTTTGAACCTGAGATCAAAAATGAATATCTGGAGGTAGACCGCACCTGGCACAACGGTGATGTGTTGCATATCGTTCTGCCGATGAAGGTGCTTGCCTGCAGGCTCCCTGACAATCCCGCGGCGGTTGGCTTCCAGTATGGTCCAATTGTACTCAGCGCAGCTCTAGGGAATGAAGATATGTCACTGTCCAGCACAGGCATCATGGTACAAGTGCCAACAAAGCGAATGCTAGTGAAGGACTTTATCATTCCAAACGGAATGAGTCCTAAAGAATGGATTCTGTCCATAGAAGAGCATATGGTCAAAGAAGAGGATCGAATGGAATTTCGATTAAGGAATACCGATGAGGATGACCGGTTGATTTTTACACCGCACTATAAGCAGCATACAGAAAGATACGGTATCTACTGGAACATAGTTGAATCCAACTCGAAGGAGTTGGAGCGTCATTTGGAGCTTGGCAGGCTTGAGGCCCTCACGAAGCAGGCAACGATTGACAGTGTTCAGGTAGGCAATGATCAGTATGAGCTCCAGCATGGGATCAAAGGAGAGAATACGTTCAGCGGAGCTTGGGATGGCCAGAATGGCAGGCTTGCCAATGAGGAAGGCTGGTTCAGCTATACGCTGGCTGTCGATCCAGATGATGAGAATGTGCTTCAGGTGACGTACTTCCTCATCAATCATAATCGTGCCATGAACATTTATGTGAATGATCAGCTTCTCGCGCGAGAGGAAACCGGGTATGAACGTAGAAGAGAATTTGTAACCAAGGAGTATCCGATTCCGCAAGCCTTAATCCAACAGAGCAGTCAAATTGTCGTTAAGTTCATGCCAGAAGCAGATTTGAATGGAATTTATGGTGTGCTGCGAACGATGCGGCCGCTTAACATTTAA
- a CDS encoding AraC family transcriptional regulator: MDGYTFNIEKPLLLQMTGKFASPAPDWVHMNRILMDYELFVQTKGRLYIADDREEHVLEEGDFLLMPPRTKQFGYKESDCSFYWLHFTSEEPSCMIPIRDYQPVQHHIFIPHKGRLRGMDKIVIMMKQLQDSLRSYQDSTLGNYMATTILCELYHQSYAADNVSGKKLKQLQLYNDIVDYINWNRFEAVKVSEIADYFGYNSKYLSHLFASVSGVTLKQYIVQQKMEAAAFLLTDTNQTVQEIAMQLGYHDSQHFMKSFKQITHLTPTDFRNAAANRLLYYK, translated from the coding sequence ATGGATGGATACACATTTAACATAGAGAAGCCCCTGCTATTACAAATGACCGGAAAGTTCGCATCACCTGCTCCGGACTGGGTACATATGAACAGAATTCTGATGGATTACGAGCTGTTCGTACAGACCAAGGGCAGGCTGTATATCGCAGATGATCGAGAAGAGCATGTACTTGAAGAAGGAGATTTTCTGCTGATGCCTCCTAGAACGAAGCAATTCGGTTATAAGGAGTCCGATTGCAGCTTTTATTGGCTTCATTTTACATCTGAAGAACCATCCTGTATGATTCCTATCCGTGATTATCAGCCTGTTCAGCACCATATCTTCATTCCGCATAAAGGCCGCCTTCGAGGCATGGACAAGATTGTCATCATGATGAAACAGCTGCAGGACTCCCTGCGCAGTTATCAGGATTCGACACTCGGTAATTACATGGCGACTACCATTCTGTGCGAGCTGTATCATCAGTCCTATGCTGCTGACAATGTATCCGGCAAGAAGCTGAAGCAGCTTCAGCTCTATAATGATATTGTGGATTATATCAACTGGAATCGGTTTGAAGCAGTCAAGGTATCGGAAATTGCTGATTATTTCGGATATAATTCGAAGTATCTGTCGCACTTGTTCGCATCGGTTTCAGGCGTCACCCTTAAACAGTATATTGTACAGCAGAAGATGGAAGCGGCTGCTTTTCTCTTGACAGACACTAATCAAACCGTCCAGGAGATTGCCATGCAGCTCGGATACCATGACAGCCAGCATTTTATGAAGTCCTTCAAACAGATCACACATCTCACCCCAACGGACTTCCGAAACGCCGCTGCTAATAGACTGCTGTATTACAAGTGA
- a CDS encoding DinB family protein, with amino-acid sequence MLYDLKSDSEMSSIVAMLYSAVEQNCERLRQITQGMTQVELDYRGPDDRHNSAAQLIKHLIYVDLNWVYRINGQPLPSTYRDKYGPMIDQDGRLPRITGVSIDTFMSDYTEVLVMLRDTCRKLTDEDLEQVVRFGHENEKEATIRWGIWHMADHNRYHQAHINQLRKWYRNKVQVNHL; translated from the coding sequence ATGTTATATGATCTAAAAAGTGACTCTGAAATGTCTTCAATCGTAGCTATGTTGTATTCGGCTGTGGAACAAAATTGCGAGCGCCTTCGGCAGATTACACAGGGTATGACGCAAGTTGAGCTGGATTATAGAGGGCCTGACGATCGCCATAATAGCGCTGCCCAGCTGATTAAACATCTTATATATGTCGATTTGAACTGGGTGTATAGAATTAATGGACAACCCTTGCCTTCAACTTATAGGGATAAATATGGCCCCATGATTGATCAAGATGGCAGACTTCCCAGGATTACTGGAGTTTCAATAGACACATTTATGTCAGATTATACAGAAGTATTAGTAATGTTAAGAGATACATGCAGAAAGCTGACAGATGAAGATCTGGAACAAGTCGTCAGGTTCGGACATGAGAATGAGAAGGAAGCAACGATTCGCTGGGGGATATGGCACATGGCAGACCATAACCGTTATCATCAGGCTCATATTAACCAGCTTCGAAAATGGTATCGAAACAAGGTCCAAGTGAATCACTTGTAA
- the rbsB gene encoding ribose ABC transporter substrate-binding protein RbsB, producing MKKLTLLFTAVLMIIMTGCSMQPPEWAKPNNNGNTDEIKIGLSISTLNNPFFVALKDGVVAEAEKQGIEVVIVDAQDDSAKQSNDVDDLIQQGVNALLINPTDSAAISNVVQTANSLGIPVITLDRSADQGEVEALVASDNVKGGEMAAQYIIEQLGEGAKVIELEGVAGASATRERGQGFHNIADEKLDVVAKQPADFDRTKGLNVMENLLQGNPDAKAVFAHNDEMALGALEAIQSSGRDVIVVGFDGNEDAIKSINAGGLTASVAQQPALIGELAVQAAADVLQGNEVEEMIAAPLKLTTKE from the coding sequence ATGAAAAAACTAACCTTATTGTTCACCGCAGTGCTCATGATCATTATGACGGGCTGTTCTATGCAGCCGCCAGAGTGGGCTAAACCGAACAACAACGGTAACACAGATGAAATAAAAATCGGACTATCCATATCCACATTGAATAATCCATTCTTCGTTGCCCTAAAAGACGGCGTTGTTGCTGAAGCAGAGAAGCAAGGGATCGAGGTTGTTATTGTGGATGCACAGGATGATTCCGCGAAGCAATCCAATGACGTAGATGATCTGATTCAGCAAGGCGTTAATGCACTGCTCATTAACCCGACGGATTCGGCGGCAATTTCAAACGTAGTACAAACAGCTAATTCGCTCGGTATTCCTGTTATTACGCTGGACCGTTCTGCAGACCAAGGTGAAGTAGAAGCATTGGTGGCATCGGATAACGTGAAGGGCGGAGAAATGGCAGCTCAGTACATCATAGAACAGCTTGGCGAAGGAGCAAAAGTCATTGAGCTGGAAGGGGTGGCAGGTGCGTCCGCGACACGGGAGCGTGGTCAGGGCTTCCACAATATTGCTGATGAGAAGCTTGATGTTGTGGCTAAGCAGCCAGCCGATTTTGATCGAACCAAAGGCTTAAATGTTATGGAGAACCTGCTTCAAGGTAATCCGGATGCGAAGGCCGTATTTGCCCACAATGATGAGATGGCGCTCGGAGCACTTGAGGCTATTCAAAGCTCAGGCAGAGATGTAATTGTTGTTGGTTTTGATGGTAATGAGGACGCGATTAAGTCCATTAATGCTGGAGGGCTGACCGCTTCAGTAGCACAGCAGCCGGCACTAATCGGTGAACTCGCTGTCCAAGCCGCAGCGGATGTGCTTCAAGGCAATGAAGTAGAAGAAATGATTGCTGCACCACTGAAGTTGACGACGAAAGAATAG
- a CDS encoding ABC transporter permease subunit, producing the protein MTSVKETSNKKGLQLSQLAGKLGPLLGLILLIVIVTIMNPGFLEPLNILNLLRQVSINALLAFGMTFVILTGGIDLSVGSILALSSAIVANLMLSGLDPILAIIVGVLLGGIMGMMNGLMITKGKMAPFIATLASMTIFRGLTLVYTNGNPITGLGDSMAFQLFGRGYFLGIPVPAITMMITFAILWVILHKTSFGRKTYAIGGNEKAALVSGIKVDRVKIMIYSLAGMMAALAGAILTSRLNSAQPTAGESYELDAIAAVVLGGTSLTGGRGLIVGTLIGALIIGVLNNGLNLLGVSSFYQMVVKGVVIVIAVLIDRKKSA; encoded by the coding sequence ATGACCAGTGTAAAGGAAACGAGTAATAAAAAAGGACTTCAGTTGTCGCAGCTTGCAGGGAAGCTTGGACCACTGCTCGGACTCATCTTGCTCATCGTCATTGTAACGATTATGAACCCGGGATTTTTGGAACCGCTTAACATATTGAATTTGCTAAGACAGGTATCGATTAACGCACTTCTTGCATTTGGTATGACCTTTGTCATTCTGACTGGCGGTATTGATCTGTCCGTCGGTTCGATTCTGGCACTGTCCAGTGCCATTGTCGCTAACCTAATGCTGTCCGGTCTGGATCCGATTCTTGCCATCATTGTCGGGGTACTGCTGGGCGGAATTATGGGGATGATGAACGGACTCATGATTACCAAAGGTAAGATGGCACCTTTCATTGCAACACTTGCCAGTATGACGATCTTCCGGGGATTAACCCTGGTCTACACGAACGGGAATCCGATTACGGGTCTTGGAGACAGTATGGCATTCCAGCTGTTCGGACGTGGATATTTCCTCGGCATTCCAGTGCCGGCCATTACGATGATGATTACATTTGCTATTCTGTGGGTCATTTTGCATAAAACTTCGTTTGGACGCAAAACGTATGCCATCGGAGGTAATGAGAAGGCGGCGCTTGTATCAGGTATTAAGGTCGATCGTGTCAAAATTATGATTTATTCTCTTGCAGGTATGATGGCAGCACTAGCGGGTGCTATTCTGACTTCCCGCCTTAACTCTGCACAGCCGACAGCCGGTGAATCTTATGAGCTTGATGCGATCGCTGCTGTCGTATTAGGGGGTACAAGCTTGACAGGAGGCCGCGGGCTTATTGTAGGGACCTTAATCGGGGCACTGATTATCGGAGTTCTTAACAACGGTTTGAACCTGCTCGGCGTATCATCATTCTATCAAATGGTCGTTAAGGGTGTCGTGATCGTTATCGCGGTACTGATTGACCGTAAGAAATCTGCATAA
- a CDS encoding sugar ABC transporter ATP-binding protein, protein MHIQMKGIHKAFGTNQVLTGVDFDLVEGEVHALMGENGAGKSTLMNILIGLHPRNEGTILIDGKETYFSNPREAEQFGIAFIHQELNIWPDMTVLENLFIGKELTSKAGFLNTKHMKALAKSQFEKLAVSIPLDQEAGECSVGQQQMIEIAKALMTNAKVIVMDEPTAALTEREIEKLFAVINSLRKQGVSIVYISHRMEEIFTICDRITVMRDGKTVDTKPIPETSFEEVVRKMVGRELTERYPARNPKPGEVVLEVKNIGRKDAFDNVSFSVRSGEIVGFSGLMGAGRTEIMRALFGLDSLHSGEMWVRGKKVNIRKPDDAVKHGIGFITEDRKDEGLVLDFSIRENMALPNLFSFSGKAGLISSKKEKDFVDTLIKRLLIKTESSETAARNLSGGNQQKVVIAKWVGIGPSVLILDEPTRGVDVGAKREIYQLMNELTDRGVAIIMVSSELPEVLGMSDRIIVVHEGQISGELSRDEATQEKIMTLATGGQ, encoded by the coding sequence ATGCATATTCAAATGAAAGGAATTCATAAGGCATTTGGAACGAATCAAGTGCTGACAGGTGTGGATTTTGATCTGGTTGAAGGTGAAGTTCATGCACTCATGGGTGAAAATGGAGCCGGCAAATCAACACTGATGAATATTCTAATCGGACTGCATCCGCGGAACGAGGGAACGATTCTGATTGACGGGAAAGAGACCTATTTTTCTAATCCCAGAGAAGCAGAGCAGTTCGGTATCGCTTTTATCCATCAGGAGCTGAACATTTGGCCGGATATGACAGTGTTGGAGAATTTGTTTATCGGCAAGGAGCTGACCAGCAAAGCGGGGTTTTTAAATACGAAACATATGAAAGCGTTGGCAAAATCACAGTTTGAGAAGCTGGCCGTCAGCATTCCGCTGGATCAGGAAGCCGGAGAATGCTCGGTAGGGCAGCAGCAAATGATTGAGATTGCCAAAGCGCTCATGACGAATGCCAAAGTTATCGTAATGGATGAGCCGACAGCTGCTCTGACAGAACGAGAGATTGAGAAGCTGTTTGCGGTCATTAACTCGCTGCGCAAGCAGGGCGTATCCATCGTATATATCTCGCACCGGATGGAGGAGATCTTTACGATCTGCGATCGGATTACGGTAATGCGTGACGGGAAGACGGTGGATACCAAGCCGATTCCAGAAACAAGCTTTGAAGAAGTCGTTCGGAAGATGGTTGGCCGAGAACTAACAGAACGTTATCCTGCTAGAAACCCGAAGCCGGGTGAGGTCGTGCTGGAAGTCAAGAATATTGGGCGCAAGGATGCTTTTGACAATGTAAGCTTCAGCGTCAGGTCTGGTGAAATTGTGGGCTTCTCCGGACTCATGGGTGCAGGAAGAACTGAAATCATGCGTGCCCTGTTCGGACTTGATTCCCTTCATAGTGGAGAGATGTGGGTGCGGGGCAAGAAGGTCAATATCCGCAAGCCCGATGATGCAGTGAAGCACGGAATTGGCTTTATAACGGAAGATCGTAAGGATGAAGGTCTGGTGCTTGATTTTTCAATCCGTGAAAATATGGCACTCCCTAATCTGTTCAGCTTCAGCGGCAAAGCAGGTCTGATCTCCAGTAAGAAAGAGAAGGACTTTGTGGACACACTGATCAAACGGCTTCTGATCAAGACGGAATCGTCAGAAACGGCAGCGAGAAATCTATCAGGTGGGAATCAGCAGAAGGTTGTTATTGCTAAATGGGTAGGTATTGGACCAAGTGTGCTGATCCTTGATGAACCGACACGAGGCGTTGACGTAGGTGCCAAGCGGGAAATCTACCAGCTGATGAATGAGCTGACAGACCGCGGTGTTGCCATTATCATGGTATCTTCAGAACTGCCGGAGGTGCTCGGTATGAGTGATCGGATTATCGTTGTCCATGAGGGACAGATCAGTGGAGAGCTCAGCCGCGATGAAGCCACACAAGAGAAAATTATGACGCTAGCAACAGGAGGGCAATAA
- the rbsD gene encoding D-ribose pyranase, with the protein MKKQGIINSHISKVLADLGHTDQIVIADIGLPVPEGVHKIDLSIKLGTPSFIEVVEAITEDMEIEKIILAEEIKSENVEALHFIEEKFTNQSVEYHSHEQFKKLTQDAKVIIRTGEAKPYANCILQSGVYF; encoded by the coding sequence ATGAAGAAGCAAGGGATAATAAACAGTCATATCTCAAAGGTGCTTGCAGATCTGGGGCACACGGATCAAATTGTGATTGCGGATATCGGACTTCCGGTGCCTGAAGGTGTTCATAAGATTGACCTTTCTATAAAGCTGGGTACCCCCAGCTTTATAGAAGTGGTTGAGGCGATTACTGAAGATATGGAGATTGAGAAGATCATTCTGGCGGAAGAGATTAAATCGGAGAATGTAGAAGCGCTCCATTTTATAGAAGAGAAGTTTACAAATCAGTCGGTGGAATATCATTCGCATGAGCAATTTAAGAAGCTGACACAGGACGCTAAGGTTATTATTCGCACAGGTGAAGCAAAGCCTTATGCCAATTGCATCTTACAGTCCGGTGTGTACTTCTGA
- the rbsK gene encoding ribokinase: MSKKAKVTVIGSSSMDLVVTSNKRPGAGETVLGESFKTVPGGKGANQAVAAARLGAEVTMIGRVGDDHYGEIILNNFKQNGVNVDYVEPVTEMESGTAHIILAEGDNSIVVVKAANDEVTPAYVDQIVEVIKNSDIVLIQQEIPEETVEHVAALCSELGVPLMLNPAPARSVSDEVIEKAAYITPNEHEAKIIFDGASVENSLRKYPNKLFITEGKNGVRYYDGTEEILVPSYAVEAVDTTGAGDTFNAAFAVALAEGKSLQDSIKFANRAASLSVMKFGAQGGMPTRKEVEANL, translated from the coding sequence ATGAGTAAAAAAGCGAAAGTAACGGTCATTGGCAGCTCCTCCATGGACCTTGTCGTGACGTCCAATAAACGCCCTGGTGCAGGAGAAACGGTGCTTGGAGAATCCTTCAAGACGGTTCCGGGAGGCAAAGGTGCTAACCAGGCAGTCGCTGCTGCCAGACTCGGTGCTGAGGTTACCATGATTGGACGTGTGGGTGATGACCATTACGGCGAAATCATCCTGAACAATTTCAAGCAAAATGGAGTTAATGTCGACTATGTGGAACCGGTTACAGAAATGGAAAGCGGTACGGCCCATATTATCCTTGCTGAAGGCGATAACAGTATTGTCGTTGTAAAAGCAGCCAATGATGAGGTGACACCGGCCTACGTTGATCAGATCGTGGAAGTGATTAAGAACTCGGATATCGTGCTGATTCAACAGGAGATTCCGGAGGAAACGGTGGAGCATGTTGCAGCTCTGTGCAGTGAACTAGGCGTGCCGCTCATGTTAAATCCGGCACCTGCGCGCTCAGTGAGCGATGAAGTGATTGAAAAAGCTGCCTATATTACACCGAATGAGCATGAAGCTAAGATCATCTTTGACGGAGCAAGCGTGGAGAATTCGCTCCGCAAGTATCCGAACAAGCTATTTATTACGGAAGGAAAGAACGGAGTTCGCTACTACGATGGAACGGAAGAGATTCTGGTTCCCAGTTATGCTGTGGAAGCTGTCGATACGACCGGTGCAGGTGATACGTTCAATGCTGCTTTTGCCGTTGCTCTAGCAGAAGGCAAGTCCCTGCAGGATAGCATCAAGTTCGCTAACCGTGCGGCATCGCTGTCTGTCATGAAGTTCGGCGCACAAGGGGGAATGCCGACACGTAAAGAAGTGGAGGCGAATCTGTAA